From one Tetragenococcus osmophilus genomic stretch:
- a CDS encoding SPJ_0845 family protein — protein sequence MGLKFKQDNILDQKFDAFAFLPDENKDKKVEEQDLERFLHPETKKEEDKKENN from the coding sequence ATGGGCTTAAAATTCAAACAAGATAATATTTTAGATCAAAAATTTGATGCATTCGCCTTTCTTCCAGATGAAAACAAAGATAAAAAAGTTGAAGAACAAGACTTAGAACGTTTTTTACATCCGGAAACAAAAAAAGAAGAAGATAAAAAAGAAAATAACTAA
- the yihA gene encoding ribosome biogenesis GTP-binding protein YihA/YsxC — protein sequence MKVHSADIIISAVSKKQYPKSSLPEIALAGRSNVGKSSFINTLIDRKNLARTSSKPGRTQTINFYLIEELFHFVDLPGYGYAKVSKKERAKWGAMIDEYFANRKQLQAVISLIDMRHDPTEGDIQMYDFLKYYEFPVILVATKADKLAKSKKNQQIERIKDVLDFDENDTFVVFSTVTKYGKEEAWQAIETFI from the coding sequence ATGAAAGTTCATTCGGCAGATATTATTATTAGTGCTGTATCTAAAAAACAATATCCTAAATCATCTTTACCTGAAATTGCTTTAGCTGGTCGGTCTAATGTAGGTAAATCGTCTTTTATTAATACCTTAATTGATCGTAAAAATTTAGCGCGAACTTCTTCTAAACCTGGAAGAACTCAAACAATTAATTTTTATTTAATTGAAGAGCTGTTTCATTTTGTCGATTTGCCTGGTTATGGTTATGCAAAAGTATCTAAAAAAGAACGTGCTAAATGGGGCGCGATGATCGATGAATATTTTGCCAACCGGAAGCAATTACAAGCAGTCATTTCTTTAATTGATATGCGCCATGATCCCACAGAAGGGGACATTCAAATGTATGATTTTTTGAAGTATTATGAATTTCCAGTTATTTTAGTAGCTACCAAGGCGGACAAATTAGCTAAAAGCAAAAAGAATCAACAAATTGAACGGATCAAAGATGTATTGGATTTTGATGAAAATGATACATTTGTTGTATTTTCTACAGTGACAAAATATGGAAAAGAAGAGGCTTGGCAAGCAATTGAAACATTTATCTAA